The following proteins are co-located in the Trichormus variabilis 0441 genome:
- a CDS encoding FHA domain-containing protein yields the protein MIVCPNCNHPNPDGAVQCEACYTPLPATSNCPNCGATVQSDAAFCGQCGFNLHSVAAPAATVATVAPDVPVELPPLANPDPLLELLQPNALGLDPVANETPPAPAPLPPTAVAAPPSAPPVVVEVTPAPPPAPVEASIPTPPPEPVAPPEPVPAVEAPAPAPETVVAAPPSPARTQLQQITARLVHVQSDREIELPPSLSVVHIGKPNDRIPPDVDVSGFANSEIVSRVHADIRLEGDAHYIEDVGSSNGTYINNLPLLPGNRHRLRPGDRISLGKGDLVTFLFKLA from the coding sequence ATGATCGTCTGTCCAAATTGCAACCACCCCAATCCAGACGGCGCTGTCCAATGTGAAGCTTGCTACACGCCGTTACCCGCCACCAGTAATTGTCCCAACTGTGGCGCAACTGTCCAATCTGATGCTGCTTTTTGTGGTCAGTGTGGCTTTAACCTGCACTCAGTCGCCGCGCCTGCTGCTACTGTCGCTACAGTCGCCCCTGATGTTCCAGTGGAACTGCCACCATTAGCTAATCCCGATCCGCTTTTAGAATTGTTACAACCCAATGCCTTAGGCCTTGATCCGGTTGCTAATGAGACTCCCCCTGCACCAGCACCCTTACCACCTACAGCCGTAGCAGCACCCCCGTCTGCACCTCCTGTAGTGGTGGAAGTTACACCTGCCCCACCACCAGCACCAGTAGAAGCAAGTATTCCTACTCCCCCACCCGAACCCGTAGCGCCCCCAGAACCAGTTCCAGCAGTAGAAGCACCAGCACCAGCACCAGAAACTGTTGTAGCTGCACCTCCTTCTCCTGCTAGAACCCAATTACAGCAAATTACAGCCCGGTTAGTTCACGTCCAAAGCGATCGCGAAATAGAATTACCACCCAGCTTATCTGTGGTTCATATTGGTAAACCAAACGATCGCATTCCTCCCGATGTCGATGTTTCCGGCTTTGCCAACTCCGAGATTGTCTCACGGGTACACGCGGATATTCGCCTAGAAGGTGACGCGCACTATATAGAAGATGTGGGCAGTTCCAACGGCACTTACATTAACAATTTACCTCTACTACCAGGCAATAGACACCGCCTCAGACCAGGCGATCGCATCAGTTTAGGTAAAGGTGATTTGGTAACTTTCCTCTTTAAACTCGCTTAA
- the pgl gene encoding 6-phosphogluconolactonase encodes MKKTVEVLPDQTALIARSLDLILTKLDTAIKQQGRFTIALSGGSTPKPLYEAIAAQKLPWDKIHVFWGDERYVSPDHPDSNELMARTAWLDRVDIPAENIHAVPTLDNNPAVSAAKYEQQLQAFFNSAPGEFPALDVVLLGMGDDAHTASLFPHTEALQVRDRLITVGNKDGNPRITFTYPFINAAHSVIFVVAGANKRPALAQVFAPSADDLAYPSRLIRPQGELLWLLDAAAGAELSV; translated from the coding sequence ATGAAAAAAACGGTTGAAGTCCTACCGGATCAAACAGCGCTAATTGCGCGATCGCTCGATTTGATCCTGACTAAGTTAGATACTGCCATAAAACAGCAGGGGCGATTTACCATTGCCTTATCCGGCGGTAGCACACCTAAGCCGTTGTATGAAGCGATCGCTGCCCAAAAATTACCTTGGGATAAAATTCATGTTTTCTGGGGAGATGAACGTTATGTCTCGCCAGATCATCCCGATAGTAATGAACTGATGGCCCGTACTGCATGGCTAGACCGCGTTGATATCCCCGCCGAGAATATTCATGCTGTCCCCACTTTAGATAATAATCCGGCAGTATCGGCTGCTAAGTACGAACAGCAATTGCAAGCATTTTTTAACTCTGCACCCGGAGAGTTTCCCGCTTTGGATGTGGTATTGCTAGGCATGGGTGATGATGCCCATACTGCATCTTTGTTTCCCCACACAGAAGCTTTACAAGTACGCGATCGCTTAATTACTGTGGGTAATAAAGACGGCAACCCCCGCATAACCTTCACATACCCATTCATTAACGCTGCTCACAGTGTAATTTTTGTGGTTGCAGGTGCTAACAAACGGCCAGCCCTTGCTCAAGTATTTGCTCCGAGTGCAGATGACTTAGCTTATCCATCCCGCTTAATTCGGCCGCAAGGTGAACTTTTGTGGCTATTGGATGCAGCCGCAGGCGCGGAACTCTCAGTTTGA